The following are encoded in a window of Acidobacteriota bacterium genomic DNA:
- a CDS encoding protein kinase → MTVEMEGSERVPNPLGPCRLLWPLGSGGAGTVYLAELEEDRPYGPKGTRVAVKVLDPHCLESKTVLRRFLREAELGRQLNHPSVVRTYDIDRSEDGQFHYLVMEYVEGRTLRELMRELGPFTEALLVDMAHQIAEGLQAIHEVGAAHRDLKPGNILITPDYQVKLMDLGVAFLIENSPRLTREGYFVGTLLYASPEQVRGEEVGPAADLYSVGILLYEAATSIHPFESDSAQETMQRQLNHTPPKAGDLNPQISPWLEELIACLMAKHPEDRMASAFDVITVLEQGEASTWWGRQQQDLTLDRPERALRQARLSRETAFIGRFREMQTLRALYREARAGRGQVLVIEGEAGVGKTRLVDELVRQIVAKDDSFHLLYGSGAPGTLGAAPGPMSRAVLDHFGDHNLERKLTPLLAATPRMVPGFVALLTGANLPPGATPLNSDAVQAVFIYLTSVLAADRTLIWVVDDLHHGSAEGLTLFATLAHQAAELPMLLIGTVQPGEVEEELGSLQRLDHVHHLPLRRLSRRQVQEMLRGLLDSEAAAETIGRELASRSDGNPFFIIEMVRELREQSDDSAEGDFAIDPSRITIPSSVRELLLTRLEEIDGQDQELLNAGAVQGFSFDPDLCARVLGVKRLEVLARLAALEAHSGVIHSSGPEFIFDHHHLQDVVYNGLSPRRRQELHRRLAEAYEEKLQEVGQEPSSQVRAAQRPHSDPPDGEASDREASDVEEPESAELDAERLEQLAGKDAFFLSHHYLRGGAPRRALRTVLPALHHLSVRYQNDALLELAEEALKVLDGPDLVLRCDIRLRQLECLEMRGQRQEQRAAAEDAVATARALADPLRLASAELALARYRAAQEDYTSAREVLERARQRIQGETPKDRRGDELATEILAALGTVLVEMGDLSAALVTGEELLRLADQLSMPQAEGRARFTLGHAHLGRGAYDQALKHLEAAAEIFQQIEDRRDEARTATLVGSALHALGIVTEAQQQFEHSIRVARAIGFSRGALRGLYGLALLHLDCGRLELAEQHLRACLKSCRGRGMSHLESLALLGLGELHRARHDPVPAESCFEQALELQHNLGNTRTLAQTSFALGRLLYEQRDSLRAQTMLEEAAQLSRDFRLERLGPLPQIYLDLLLGGSPQQTEITDRAPILVRAEAHLLLHRARVPGNHLEQALELLETVSQRLDEEAREELWEQNRLARSIRRAGAHRGEARRAESEPDTEA, encoded by the coding sequence ATGACCGTTGAGATGGAAGGCTCGGAGCGAGTACCGAACCCCCTCGGCCCTTGCCGGCTGCTCTGGCCGTTGGGGTCCGGAGGTGCGGGCACGGTGTACCTCGCGGAGCTGGAAGAGGATCGCCCGTACGGCCCCAAGGGTACGCGGGTAGCGGTCAAGGTTCTGGATCCCCACTGCCTGGAATCGAAGACCGTTCTGCGACGCTTCCTCCGGGAAGCGGAGCTGGGGCGGCAGCTGAATCACCCGTCGGTGGTTCGCACCTACGACATCGACCGCAGCGAAGACGGGCAATTCCACTATCTGGTGATGGAGTACGTCGAAGGACGCACTCTCCGCGAGCTGATGCGCGAGCTGGGGCCGTTCACCGAGGCCTTGTTGGTGGACATGGCGCACCAGATCGCCGAGGGCCTGCAAGCGATTCACGAGGTCGGCGCCGCGCACCGGGACCTCAAACCGGGCAACATCCTCATCACCCCCGACTATCAGGTCAAGCTGATGGATCTGGGGGTGGCGTTCCTGATCGAGAACAGCCCGCGGCTGACCCGGGAAGGGTACTTCGTCGGTACCCTGCTCTACGCCTCGCCGGAGCAAGTGCGGGGGGAAGAGGTCGGGCCGGCGGCGGATCTGTACTCCGTCGGCATCCTGCTCTACGAGGCCGCCACGTCGATCCATCCCTTCGAGTCCGACAGCGCCCAGGAAACCATGCAGCGGCAGCTCAACCACACGCCGCCCAAGGCCGGAGACCTGAATCCACAGATTAGCCCCTGGCTCGAAGAGCTCATCGCCTGCCTGATGGCCAAGCACCCGGAGGACCGCATGGCCTCCGCCTTCGACGTCATCACGGTGCTCGAGCAGGGCGAAGCCTCCACGTGGTGGGGCCGGCAGCAACAGGACTTGACGCTGGATCGGCCGGAGCGCGCCCTGCGCCAGGCCCGTTTGAGTCGTGAAACCGCATTCATCGGCCGCTTTCGAGAAATGCAGACCCTGCGAGCCCTCTATCGCGAGGCCCGGGCCGGACGCGGCCAGGTGTTGGTGATCGAGGGCGAGGCGGGCGTGGGCAAAACACGCCTGGTGGACGAGCTGGTGCGCCAGATTGTGGCCAAGGACGACAGCTTCCACCTGCTCTACGGCTCCGGAGCACCGGGCACTTTGGGCGCCGCCCCGGGCCCCATGAGTCGCGCGGTGCTGGACCATTTCGGCGATCACAACCTGGAACGCAAGCTCACCCCCCTCCTGGCGGCGACGCCGCGCATGGTGCCGGGGTTCGTGGCCTTGCTCACCGGCGCCAACCTGCCCCCCGGCGCCACCCCCCTCAACAGCGATGCGGTGCAGGCGGTCTTCATCTACCTGACCAGCGTGCTGGCGGCGGACCGCACCTTGATCTGGGTCGTCGACGATCTACACCACGGCAGCGCCGAAGGACTGACCCTCTTCGCCACCTTGGCCCATCAGGCCGCCGAGCTACCCATGTTGCTCATCGGCACCGTGCAGCCGGGAGAAGTGGAGGAGGAGCTGGGCTCGCTCCAACGTCTCGATCACGTGCACCATCTACCGCTGCGGAGGCTATCCCGACGCCAGGTGCAAGAGATGCTCCGGGGATTGCTCGACTCGGAGGCCGCCGCCGAGACCATCGGCCGAGAGCTCGCCTCCCGTTCCGACGGCAACCCCTTCTTCATCATCGAGATGGTGCGGGAGCTGCGGGAACAGAGCGACGACAGTGCAGAGGGCGACTTCGCCATCGACCCCAGCCGGATCACCATCCCCAGCTCGGTGCGCGAGCTGCTGCTCACCCGTCTGGAGGAGATCGACGGTCAGGATCAGGAGCTGTTGAATGCCGGCGCGGTCCAGGGCTTCTCCTTCGATCCGGACCTCTGCGCTCGGGTGCTGGGGGTCAAGCGGCTCGAGGTTCTGGCCCGTCTCGCCGCCTTGGAGGCTCACAGCGGAGTGATCCACTCATCGGGACCGGAGTTCATCTTCGATCACCACCATCTGCAGGACGTGGTCTACAACGGCCTATCCCCCCGGCGCCGGCAAGAGCTGCACCGGCGGCTGGCAGAGGCCTACGAGGAGAAGCTTCAGGAGGTCGGCCAGGAGCCATCGAGCCAGGTGCGGGCAGCCCAGAGACCGCACAGCGATCCGCCGGATGGAGAAGCCTCGGACAGAGAAGCCTCGGATGTAGAAGAACCGGAGAGCGCAGAGCTGGACGCCGAGAGGCTGGAACAGCTGGCCGGCAAAGATGCCTTCTTCCTGAGCCATCACTATCTGCGCGGCGGAGCCCCGCGCCGGGCGCTGCGCACAGTGCTGCCGGCCCTCCATCATCTCTCCGTGCGATATCAGAACGACGCTCTGCTGGAGCTTGCCGAAGAGGCCCTGAAGGTCCTCGACGGACCGGACCTGGTCCTGCGCTGCGACATCCGACTGCGTCAGTTGGAGTGTTTGGAGATGCGGGGTCAGCGGCAGGAACAGCGGGCCGCCGCCGAGGATGCGGTGGCCACCGCCCGCGCTCTGGCGGATCCGCTACGACTCGCGTCCGCCGAGCTCGCTCTGGCTCGTTACCGCGCCGCCCAGGAGGATTACACCAGCGCCCGCGAAGTTCTCGAGCGGGCTCGGCAGCGAATCCAGGGAGAGACCCCGAAGGACCGGCGAGGCGACGAGCTGGCGACGGAGATTCTCGCCGCCTTGGGCACGGTCTTGGTGGAGATGGGGGACCTCTCCGCAGCCCTGGTGACGGGGGAAGAGCTGCTGCGGCTGGCCGACCAGCTGTCCATGCCCCAGGCGGAGGGTCGTGCGCGCTTCACCCTCGGCCACGCTCACCTCGGCCGGGGAGCCTATGACCAGGCTCTCAAACATCTGGAGGCGGCGGCGGAGATCTTCCAGCAGATCGAGGATCGACGGGACGAGGCGCGTACCGCGACCCTGGTGGGGTCCGCGCTGCACGCTCTGGGCATCGTCACCGAAGCCCAACAACAATTCGAGCACAGTATCCGCGTCGCCCGAGCCATCGGCTTCAGCCGCGGCGCACTGCGAGGGCTCTACGGACTGGCGTTGCTACACCTCGACTGCGGCCGCCTGGAGCTCGCCGAGCAGCATCTTCGAGCCTGTCTCAAGAGCTGCCGCGGGCGCGGCATGAGCCACCTGGAGAGCCTGGCCCTGCTGGGGCTGGGGGAGCTTCATCGGGCTCGACACGATCCGGTGCCGGCGGAGAGCTGCTTCGAGCAGGCGTTGGAGCTCCAGCACAACTTGGGCAACACCCGCACGCTGGCCCAAACCTCCTTCGCCCTCGGCCGGCTGCTCTACGAGCAACGCGACTCGCTGCGCGCCCAGACCATGCTGGAAGAGGCAGCCCAGCTGAGCCGCGACTTCCGCCTGGAGCGCCTGGGCCCGCTTCCCCAGATCTATCTCGACCTGCTCCTGGGCGGCTCGCCCCAACAGACCGAGATCACCGACCGCGCTCCGATCCTGGTGCGGGCAGAGGCTCACCTCTTGCTGCATCGGGCACGGGTGCCGGGGAACCATCTGGAGCAGGCCCTGGAGCTCCTGGAGACCGTCAGCCAGCGGCTCGACGAAGAGGCCCGGGAAGAGCTGTGGGAGCAGAACCGTCTGGCCCGCTCCATCCGCCGGGCGGGCGCTCACCGGGGCGAGGCTCGCCGGGCCGAGAGCGAACCCGACACCGAGGCCTGA
- a CDS encoding ion transporter — protein sequence MRRLFDLVHDAFHRPHTAVYRWVQGVVWGLIGFSVLLLLLEASGWGREVRLLDTAVLWLFAAELTLRVLSYRPPSLDLFQLNRWQRLRSHVVDRLRFCLQPLILIDVVTVLAVIPALRGLRALRLLRLVRTAHLFRYHNPFQSLARAFRDNALLYSFALTILGSSVTLGGVSIFLIEGRSNDNINSIADGIWWALVTLTTVGFGDISPSSALGRVVGGALMVTGMFILALFAGIVGRTLVNTVMNIREEQFRMGGYIDHVVICGYDPGARLLLDSVQAEIDPEENPVMIFAPGDRPEDVPPSFIWVSGDPTKESELDKVRLTHAAAVILVGRRSLAPQQADASTILTAFTIRSYLRRQPLNQQRTRPLYMVAEVLDAENVEHARTAGADEVIESNRLGFSLLTHAVTMPGTAAILGRVALVGAHSIFVGDLPEDCSTPTTFGELSRELKDRFGVLLIGVRDSHSGQEQLNPSDQLTVDSNTQLIYLAQEPVLQEPTPSPERTE from the coding sequence ATGCGCAGACTCTTCGACCTGGTCCACGACGCTTTCCACCGCCCCCACACCGCCGTGTACCGGTGGGTGCAGGGGGTGGTTTGGGGGCTCATTGGCTTCTCGGTGCTGCTGCTCCTGCTGGAAGCCTCGGGCTGGGGCCGGGAGGTGCGCCTCCTCGACACGGCGGTGCTTTGGCTTTTCGCCGCCGAGCTCACTCTGCGGGTGCTCTCCTATCGCCCTCCCAGCCTGGACCTTTTTCAGCTCAACCGCTGGCAGCGGCTGCGCTCCCACGTGGTGGATCGGCTGCGTTTTTGCCTACAACCGCTGATTCTCATCGACGTCGTCACCGTGCTGGCGGTGATTCCGGCCTTGCGCGGCCTACGGGCCCTGCGACTGCTGCGGCTGGTGCGCACAGCACACCTTTTCCGCTACCACAACCCGTTCCAATCCCTGGCCCGGGCCTTCCGCGACAACGCCCTGCTCTACAGCTTCGCCCTCACCATCCTGGGTTCTTCCGTGACCTTGGGGGGCGTCAGCATCTTTCTCATCGAGGGGCGCAGCAACGACAACATCAACAGCATCGCCGACGGGATCTGGTGGGCTCTGGTCACCCTGACCACCGTCGGCTTCGGCGACATCAGCCCCAGCTCGGCCCTGGGCCGGGTGGTAGGCGGTGCGCTGATGGTCACCGGTATGTTCATCCTGGCCCTCTTCGCCGGCATCGTCGGCCGGACGCTGGTGAACACGGTGATGAATATTCGCGAGGAGCAATTCCGTATGGGTGGCTACATCGACCACGTGGTGATCTGCGGCTACGACCCTGGAGCGCGGCTGCTCCTGGACTCGGTGCAGGCGGAGATCGATCCGGAGGAGAACCCGGTGATGATCTTTGCCCCCGGGGACCGTCCGGAGGATGTGCCACCGAGCTTCATCTGGGTCTCCGGCGACCCGACCAAGGAGAGCGAGCTGGACAAGGTTCGCCTGACCCACGCGGCGGCGGTGATCTTGGTGGGCCGCCGCAGCCTGGCACCGCAGCAGGCCGACGCGTCGACCATCCTCACCGCCTTCACCATTCGCTCCTACCTGCGGCGCCAGCCCCTCAACCAGCAGCGCACGAGGCCGCTCTACATGGTGGCGGAGGTTCTCGACGCCGAGAATGTGGAGCACGCCCGCACCGCCGGCGCCGACGAGGTCATCGAGAGCAACCGCCTGGGCTTCTCTCTGCTCACCCACGCGGTGACCATGCCCGGCACCGCCGCCATCCTGGGCCGGGTGGCCCTGGTGGGAGCCCACAGCATCTTTGTCGGCGACCTGCCCGAAGATTGCTCCACCCCCACCACCTTCGGCGAGCTGAGCCGAGAGCTCAAGGACCGCTTCGGCGTTCTGCTCATCGGAGTGCGCGACAGCCACAGCGGTCAGGAGCAGCTCAACCCCTCGGACCAGCTGACCGTGGACTCCAACACCCAGCTCATCTACCTGGCTCAGGAACCGGTGCTACAAGAGCCGACGCCGAGCCCGGAACGCACCGAATAG
- a CDS encoding 3-hydroxyacyl-CoA dehydrogenase, whose translation MEIQGQAFLVTGGGSGLGEATARRLVAEGGKVVLLDVNAEAGEAVAADLGEAAQFAKTDVTDEAAVRAAIGVAQEAFGGIHGAVSCAGVGDPGKVLGKNGPLPLEQYEKVIRINLIGTFNVMRLAAEALAQNEPNDEGERGVIVNTASIAGYEGQIGQVAYASSKAGVIGLTLPAARELARHGIRVVTIAPGLFDTPLLAGLPEAARQSLGEQIPFPSRLGQPAEYGALVEHIVRNPMLNGEVIRLDGALRMAPR comes from the coding sequence ATGGAGATTCAGGGTCAGGCGTTCTTGGTTACCGGGGGTGGATCGGGATTGGGGGAGGCGACGGCGCGGCGGTTGGTGGCGGAAGGGGGGAAGGTGGTGTTGCTCGACGTCAACGCTGAAGCCGGCGAGGCGGTGGCGGCGGATCTGGGGGAGGCGGCGCAGTTCGCCAAGACCGACGTCACCGACGAGGCGGCGGTGCGGGCCGCCATCGGGGTAGCCCAGGAAGCCTTCGGCGGCATCCACGGTGCGGTGAGCTGTGCCGGGGTTGGCGATCCCGGAAAGGTGCTGGGCAAGAACGGACCGCTGCCGCTGGAGCAATACGAGAAGGTGATCCGCATCAACCTCATCGGCACATTCAATGTCATGCGGCTGGCCGCCGAGGCACTGGCGCAGAACGAGCCCAACGACGAGGGTGAGCGGGGAGTGATCGTCAACACCGCTTCCATCGCCGGATACGAAGGGCAGATCGGCCAGGTGGCGTATGCGTCCTCCAAGGCCGGGGTCATCGGCCTGACACTCCCGGCGGCTCGGGAGCTGGCGCGCCACGGCATTCGCGTGGTGACCATCGCGCCGGGGCTCTTCGACACCCCGCTGCTGGCGGGCCTGCCGGAGGCCGCCCGCCAATCCCTCGGCGAGCAGATCCCCTTCCCGTCCCGCCTGGGTCAGCCGGCGGAGTACGGTGCACTGGTGGAGCACATCGTGCGCAACCCGATGCTCAACGGTGAGGTCATCCGCCTCGACGGCGCGCTACGCATGGCGCCTCGCTAG